One window of the Trifolium pratense cultivar HEN17-A07 linkage group LG2, ARS_RC_1.1, whole genome shotgun sequence genome contains the following:
- the LOC123905343 gene encoding uncharacterized protein LOC123905343 produces the protein MSNSAKSSPIKDVATHSTMGGDSLVINAIPLSSIPPLSPEKKVKKTSKKEKTPRVNFNSSSPSASTKKMKKKSKKSKSESRRSFTMSELHVDPIPSSGVATPVINPAEENVDASGKNSLNLGLDVPNSVETLETNDVVAAESLKKTGPETHVASSVATPDAEPNVVPDVTTTLAQENLVNYSESDESPQPKGADKETVPDKVVNENPEVVIVNDTTVSDKAGKGTGKKPLYGPPKPVSKVIPRTEAKKRKAPPTSDSEFEPETDVAASDSTSRKSIGRKKVPQSVPYAPLDNVSFHLENGSTRWKFVYHRRLALERNLKEDILQCQSVVEAIEFAGLMKTVCASPEYRQVFVHGKCVKFSPSVINQYLQRNTEEVAALKVTDNEVCKVLTGGRIKVWPSKAKLAATSLSPFYAVLNRIAAHNWVPTTHSGDVARGLGKFIYAVGTKAKFDYGAYFFQETLSHALTYAVEKPVAFPTLLCNIILEQHPDILRSTDVPCVETSGSEDGSEDVMEDSNESSSI, from the exons ATGTCGAACTCTGCAAAATCCTCTCCAATCAAGGACGTCGCTACTCATTCAACAATGGGAGGAGATTCTCTTGTCATCAACGCCATTCCACTTTCAAGTATACCACCTTTAAGTCCTGAGAAAAAGGTGAAGAAGACCTCGAAGAAGGAAAAGACACCGCGTGTAAACTTCAACTCTTCATCTCCCTCTGCTTCAACtaagaaaatgaagaagaagagcaagaaatcgaaATCTGAATCGAGGAGAagttttacaatgtctgaactgcatgttgatccaaTTCCATCGAGTGGCGTTGCTACTCCTGTCATTAATCCTGCAGAAGAGAATGTTGACGCATCTGGTAAGAATTCTCTTAATCTAGGTCTTGATGTTCCCAATTCTGTTGAAACCCTAGAA aCCAATGATGTTGTTGCTGCTGAGTCTCTTAAGAAAACAggtcctgagactcatgttgcgtcAAGTGTTGCAACACCTGACGCTGAgccaaatgttgtgccagatgttaccacaacTTTGGCACAGGAAAACCTTGTgaactattctgagtctgatgagagtccccaacCTAAGGGTGCTGATAAAGAGACTGTTCCTGATAAGGTTGTCAATGAGAATCCTGAAGTTGTAATTGTAAATGACACAACTGTGAGTGACAA GGCTGGAAAAGGTACTGGTAAGAAGCCCctatatggacctccaaaacctgtgaGTAAGGTGATCCCTAGAACAGAGGCTAAGAAAAGGAAAGCTCCACCAACTAGTGACTCTGAGTTtgagccagagacagatgttgctgcatctgacAGCACATCTAGAAAGAGTATAGGAAGAAAGAAAGTTCCTCaatctgttccctatgctccctTGGATAATGTATCATTCCATCTGGAGAATGGGTCTACTAGATGGAAATTTGTATATCACAGGAGGTTGGCACTAGAGAGGAACCTGAAGGAAGACATCCTCCAATGCCAAAGTGTTGTTGAAGCTATTGAGTTTGCAGGATTAATGAAAACTGTTtgtg caagtcctgaatataGGCAAGTTTTTGTTCATGGGAAATGTGTAAAATTCTCACCATCTGTTATTAATCAATATCTGCAAAGGAATACTGAAGAGGTGGCTGCTCTAAAAGTCACagacaatgaggtctgcaaggtcctcacaggTGGCAGGATAAAAGTGTGGCCTAGCAAGGCTAAGTTGGCTGCaacttctctctctccattttatgctgtgttaaataggattgctgcacACAATTGGGTGCCAACAACCCACTCAGGTGATGTGGCCAGAGGATTGGGAAAGTTCATTTATGCTGTGGGTACAAAGGCAAAATTTGATTATGGGGcctatttctttcaagaaaccttAAGCCATGCCCTGACCTATGCTGTAGAGAAGCCAGTAGCTTTTCCCACTCTGTTATGCAATATAATTCTTGAACAACACCCAGATATTCTGAGAAgcactgatgttcctt GTGTGGAAACTAGTGGCTCTGAGGATGgctctgaggatgtgatggaggactctaaTGAAAGTTCTTCTatctga